A single Saccharolobus shibatae B12 DNA region contains:
- a CDS encoding SDR family NAD(P)-dependent oxidoreductase produces MSEVAIVTGASKGIGRAVVKLLKENNYTVVSISRSKSDIGDVIYEADVSDRSTVFRIVNEVLEKFGKIDVLVNNAGFGVYGSFLETDLNEEEYMIRTNLLAPLYFMKAVLPHMVSRRKGSVVNIVSEAAYVSTPKLLVYSATKAGLASLTNGLWAEMRKYNVRVSGVYPGPVRTNFTSHPSFKKNNGDPFANYSVESEAVAKAVLKAIRTGKREIYVPSRLKLDPYFLKLANLFQSFTYTIVSKYFS; encoded by the coding sequence ATGTCTGAAGTTGCTATTGTAACTGGAGCATCAAAAGGTATAGGGAGGGCTGTTGTTAAGTTACTTAAGGAGAATAATTATACTGTTGTTTCGATTTCTAGGAGTAAATCGGATATTGGTGATGTAATCTATGAGGCTGATGTCAGTGATAGGAGCACTGTATTTAGGATTGTAAATGAGGTACTGGAGAAGTTTGGCAAAATTGACGTCCTGGTTAATAATGCAGGTTTTGGAGTTTATGGGTCTTTTTTAGAGACTGATTTAAATGAGGAGGAGTACATGATTAGGACTAATCTTCTAGCCCCGCTATACTTCATGAAGGCCGTGCTTCCACATATGGTTTCTAGGAGGAAGGGAAGTGTTGTTAATATTGTTTCGGAAGCTGCTTACGTATCTACACCCAAGCTTTTAGTTTACTCAGCAACTAAGGCTGGTTTAGCCAGTTTAACTAACGGTTTGTGGGCTGAAATGAGGAAATATAATGTTAGGGTAAGTGGTGTTTATCCCGGTCCAGTTAGGACTAATTTTACCTCTCATCCTTCATTTAAGAAGAATAATGGCGATCCTTTTGCTAATTATAGCGTTGAGTCAGAGGCTGTAGCTAAAGCCGTTCTAAAAGCAATAAGGACTGGTAAGAGGGAGATTTATGTACCTTCAAGGTTGAAATTGGATCCCTATTTCCTTAAGCTTGCTAACCTTTTCCAGAGTTTCACTTATACTATAGTAAGTAAGTATTTTAGCTAA
- a CDS encoding ABC transporter permease, producing MRVISLKFNTLQAISFFLSLLLALPTLYLLFYGYGPFFVKSVAFSSSLLSSIGLSFFASALSIVIIVLIFTPLAYYLSRHRNPIIETLVDLPASIPHPLVGIALIFIDSPTNPLGAFLYSHGIIFYYTYTGLLLALIIVSTPIYIRSMQNFFESLPRSYEIYAMSLGASEFKAFTSVVFPLSIRGIVSAGLTSIARAISEFGSVVIVAPYVTGWLFNNAYVASVYIYNEYETYFNASISASATLLLFSLILIVTSRIVNHLFYKT from the coding sequence ATGCGGGTAATTTCTCTGAAGTTTAATACCCTACAAGCCATATCCTTTTTTCTATCTCTCCTTTTAGCTTTACCAACTCTCTATTTGCTATTTTACGGCTATGGTCCGTTTTTTGTTAAATCAGTCGCGTTCAGTAGCTCTTTACTTTCGTCAATAGGTTTATCGTTTTTTGCTTCAGCCCTTTCCATTGTAATAATTGTTCTTATCTTTACTCCCTTGGCATATTATTTATCAAGACATAGGAATCCAATTATTGAGACTTTAGTCGATTTGCCAGCATCTATACCGCATCCCCTAGTTGGCATTGCTTTAATTTTCATTGATAGTCCCACTAATCCTCTAGGTGCTTTCCTTTACTCTCATGGTATTATTTTTTACTACACTTATACTGGCTTATTGTTGGCTTTGATTATTGTTTCTACTCCTATCTATATTCGTTCGATGCAGAATTTCTTCGAGTCTCTTCCAAGGTCCTATGAAATATATGCCATGAGTTTAGGTGCTTCCGAATTCAAGGCATTTACTTCCGTAGTTTTCCCTCTTTCAATTAGGGGGATAGTATCTGCTGGGCTAACTTCTATTGCTAGAGCTATAAGTGAATTTGGATCTGTGGTAATAGTTGCACCTTATGTTACTGGCTGGTTGTTTAACAACGCGTATGTGGCTTCAGTATATATTTATAATGAATACGAAACGTATTTTAACGCTTCAATAAGTGCCTCAGCTACTCTTCTCCTTTTCTCCCTTATACTAATAGTTACAAGTAGGATAGTTAACCATCTCTTCTATAAGACATGA
- a CDS encoding extracellular solute-binding protein, with translation MPLNKGLTRVQAIVIVIIIIIAVVAGVVGYYLSNHPPNSITTSSSSTTTSSSLSSIRISSSTNITSSQGITVFVAGAYLAILNYLAGQFQNATGIPVHVVGSGSFALASQIASQTPVPASVFIPVAYIQAVELTGSRNPGWAIAFLSDQMTIVYSNYTTKSPYWSQLYSNYTMAMETNNTKYWYNFFYLLTTKFSLGIANPNTDPEGLYAYLILQMASYLYANHNISYFVDLVKANPNVKVAPSTANYVAPLKAGTLDFTFSYVSYAVSQGLQYLKLPPWLSFGYYANETTWYSQFAYNISVNGQTLTIHGNPVYLYITVPLNASNTQTAYQFISFVLSHESQLTKFNVVPIKPALLYNETSNIPQPILNLLKSGELKYAGNFSEV, from the coding sequence ATGCCGTTAAATAAAGGGTTAACTAGAGTTCAAGCTATCGTGATAGTAATTATTATTATAATCGCAGTGGTAGCTGGGGTTGTAGGATATTATTTAAGTAATCATCCACCTAATTCTATAACTACTTCATCTTCATCAACTACAACTAGTTCTTCCCTATCTAGTATTAGGATATCTTCATCTACTAATATTACTTCATCTCAAGGTATTACAGTCTTCGTAGCGGGTGCTTATCTTGCAATTCTCAACTACCTAGCTGGCCAATTCCAGAACGCTACTGGAATTCCAGTTCATGTTGTAGGTAGTGGCTCCTTCGCATTAGCTTCACAAATAGCTTCCCAGACTCCAGTTCCAGCGAGTGTTTTCATTCCAGTTGCCTATATTCAAGCTGTTGAGTTAACTGGTAGTAGGAATCCCGGTTGGGCTATAGCTTTTCTATCAGATCAGATGACAATAGTTTACTCTAACTACACTACCAAATCTCCTTATTGGTCCCAATTATACTCCAATTACACCATGGCTATGGAGACCAACAATACTAAATATTGGTACAATTTCTTCTACTTGTTGACCACCAAGTTCAGTCTGGGAATTGCTAATCCTAACACTGACCCAGAGGGATTATATGCGTATTTGATACTTCAAATGGCAAGTTATTTATATGCTAATCATAATATAAGCTACTTTGTGGATCTTGTTAAAGCGAATCCAAATGTCAAGGTAGCCCCTAGTACAGCTAACTATGTAGCGCCCTTAAAGGCGGGTACTTTAGACTTCACATTCTCTTATGTTTCCTATGCTGTATCTCAAGGATTGCAATATCTAAAACTACCTCCTTGGTTAAGTTTTGGCTATTATGCGAATGAGACTACATGGTACAGTCAATTTGCTTATAATATAAGTGTAAATGGTCAAACATTAACAATTCATGGAAATCCAGTTTACTTATACATTACCGTTCCATTAAACGCTTCGAATACACAAACTGCATACCAGTTTATTAGCTTCGTATTGAGTCATGAATCTCAACTTACCAAGTTTAATGTAGTTCCAATAAAACCAGCTTTATTGTATAATGAAACTAGTAATATTCCGCAGCCTATATTGAACTTGTTAAAATCTGGTGAGTTGAAGTATGCGGGTAATTTCTCTGAAGTTTAA
- a CDS encoding ABC transporter ATP-binding protein, translating to MSEIVKVDVFKKFKNFELKVNFSVNEGEKVLIQGPNGSGKTTLLYLIYGVLNPDSGYVRVFNKNPTVELRKSEMYMLEEYLIFLENISLQENLDFITSLRYFNINKTHELINKFDLPLYKKPYQLSSGQRRLFKLALAFSSEAKLLLLDEPTSNLDIENSKVVKDMIREYSGTIIFASHDILLKESCNKTIYLRTGKIERIEIK from the coding sequence TTGAGTGAAATTGTTAAAGTAGATGTTTTTAAGAAATTTAAAAATTTTGAACTAAAAGTAAATTTCAGTGTAAATGAAGGAGAGAAAGTTTTAATTCAAGGTCCAAACGGCTCTGGCAAGACTACTTTACTATATCTAATTTATGGCGTGTTAAACCCAGATTCTGGATACGTAAGGGTATTTAATAAGAATCCAACTGTAGAGCTAAGGAAAAGTGAAATGTATATGCTAGAGGAATATTTAATTTTTCTAGAAAATATTAGTTTACAAGAGAACTTAGACTTCATAACATCATTAAGGTATTTCAATATAAATAAAACACATGAGCTAATTAATAAATTCGATTTGCCTCTTTATAAAAAACCTTACCAACTAAGTTCTGGTCAGAGAAGGTTATTTAAGCTAGCTTTAGCCTTCTCTTCCGAGGCGAAATTATTATTACTTGATGAACCCACATCTAATTTGGACATAGAAAATTCTAAAGTGGTCAAGGATATGATAAGGGAGTATAGCGGTACAATAATTTTTGCTTCTCATGATATTCTGCTCAAAGAATCATGTAATAAGACAATATATTTAAGAACAGGAAAAATAGAGAGAATTGAGATCAAATAG
- a CDS encoding fibronectin type III domain-containing protein yields MKYGNMKKRSPLILFLFSLLLLQGISLHASSPSFSVNVSYLASLPYANSHVAVVYYQGSLYIIGGDSYSNQVWIYSNGTWNIGPSLPFSLVSPSAVVYNNTIYVMGGYNNTGINPYVLKLNGNSWVIVSEMPLPAYSPYIFVYNNAIYVIGGENTTSPAGLYFPPSNAIRLFYPNNDSWRIIGYMPVPTYGGGYVFNGTSLIIVSGYIGYSAYTNDILIYSPQNNNWTILNGVLPYWIHDSALAYYRGVLFIVGGYIYTAGSGGVNNAILAYYNGNLQRVGYLPVPVYAAGYVQVGNMLYLAGGIGSSLSDVSALQLVTFNFPPLPPKITSYSAGNGSVTLGWNPVRLASGYEIIYWNNMGFNSSINVGNVTSYTVTGLKDGVTYYFEVLAYNSIGYSSPSSIVALIPASVPNPPQLVSVNYGNDNVTLSWLPPTFSGGYPILGYYIIVKNENSMVSSHFVNSTSLTISNLTPNVTYNVFIYATNKLGNSSPLVLTVVPITKATVFAFITKLGSGILVNWTTSFPANISLELYNPNGNLISQIVSVKGNSYLFRVPQGNYTLIIIAANSAGVSKYVYQIVYYLPPVSPQVSLVGFGNNLYISWNDEPNVITYLVYVNNSLVYEGPSNNVVTNISNGTYLVKVIGVNPAGSSPPGIAVIHYTGDYVTVVKMKVVNVTIVSKIASAVSGNGNSLSLGQSIVIILLAVMILLSIAIITRNRSSGFDW; encoded by the coding sequence ATGAAGTATGGTAATATGAAAAAACGGTCGCCATTAATACTATTTCTATTCTCTCTATTATTATTACAAGGAATATCTCTTCATGCCTCTTCACCATCATTTTCCGTGAATGTAAGTTATTTGGCATCATTGCCTTACGCAAATTCCCATGTAGCAGTAGTATACTATCAAGGTAGCTTATATATCATAGGTGGGGATTCATATTCAAATCAAGTTTGGATATACTCCAATGGCACATGGAATATCGGGCCTAGTTTGCCTTTTAGTTTAGTTTCACCTTCAGCAGTCGTCTATAATAACACAATTTATGTTATGGGTGGTTATAATAACACTGGGATAAATCCTTACGTTCTTAAACTTAACGGTAATTCTTGGGTTATCGTAAGTGAAATGCCACTCCCAGCATACTCACCTTACATATTTGTTTATAATAATGCGATTTACGTTATTGGTGGAGAGAACACCACTAGTCCAGCTGGCCTTTATTTTCCACCTTCTAATGCAATTAGATTGTTCTATCCCAATAACGATAGTTGGAGGATAATAGGTTACATGCCAGTTCCTACATATGGAGGTGGTTATGTATTTAATGGGACTTCCTTGATAATAGTTAGTGGTTACATTGGATATAGTGCCTATACCAATGACATATTGATTTATAGTCCCCAAAATAATAATTGGACTATTCTTAATGGGGTTCTTCCCTACTGGATTCACGATAGTGCCTTAGCCTATTATAGGGGTGTTTTGTTTATTGTAGGTGGTTATATTTATACTGCAGGTTCTGGTGGAGTTAATAACGCAATCCTTGCCTACTATAATGGTAATTTGCAAAGAGTTGGTTATCTTCCCGTCCCAGTTTATGCCGCTGGTTACGTACAAGTAGGAAATATGCTGTATCTTGCAGGAGGCATTGGTAGTTCATTAAGTGATGTTTCAGCTCTACAGTTGGTTACGTTCAACTTTCCACCTCTTCCTCCTAAGATAACATCTTATTCTGCAGGAAATGGTTCAGTTACCTTAGGCTGGAATCCAGTCAGGCTAGCTAGCGGTTATGAGATAATATATTGGAATAACATGGGATTCAACAGTTCAATTAACGTTGGTAACGTTACTAGTTACACTGTAACTGGACTGAAAGACGGCGTGACGTACTACTTTGAGGTTTTAGCTTATAATTCTATTGGCTATTCATCTCCATCAAGTATAGTCGCGTTAATCCCAGCTTCAGTTCCTAATCCTCCACAACTCGTTTCTGTGAATTACGGAAACGATAACGTTACGTTAAGTTGGTTGCCTCCAACATTTTCTGGTGGGTACCCTATACTTGGTTATTACATTATTGTTAAGAACGAGAATTCAATGGTTAGTTCACATTTTGTTAATAGTACTAGTTTGACAATAAGTAATCTGACTCCAAACGTGACTTATAACGTTTTCATTTACGCTACAAATAAACTCGGTAATAGCTCTCCCCTAGTACTTACCGTTGTTCCCATTACCAAGGCTACCGTTTTTGCATTTATAACCAAGCTGGGTAGTGGGATTTTAGTCAATTGGACTACTTCTTTTCCAGCCAATATAAGTTTGGAACTGTATAATCCCAATGGTAACTTAATTTCTCAGATTGTAAGTGTAAAGGGTAATAGCTATTTGTTTAGAGTTCCTCAAGGTAATTATACGCTAATAATAATAGCCGCAAACTCAGCTGGGGTTTCCAAATACGTTTACCAAATAGTTTATTATTTACCTCCGGTCTCTCCACAAGTCTCGCTAGTGGGATTTGGAAATAATTTATACATCAGCTGGAATGACGAACCAAACGTAATCACTTATCTCGTTTATGTTAATAATAGTCTCGTTTATGAAGGGCCAAGTAACAATGTTGTAACTAATATTAGTAATGGTACTTATTTGGTAAAAGTTATCGGTGTGAATCCAGCTGGTTCTTCACCTCCTGGCATTGCTGTAATTCACTATACAGGTGATTACGTTACTGTGGTTAAGATGAAGGTTGTTAATGTTACCATTGTCAGCAAGATCGCTTCGGCAGTATCAGGCAATGGTAATAGTTTAAGTTTAGGTCAAAGTATTGTTATCATATTACTGGCTGTAATGATTTTGTTGAGCATTGCTATTATTACAAGAAATAGGAGCAGTGGATTTGATTGGTAA
- the fdhF gene encoding formate dehydrogenase subunit alpha: protein MEVRKTICPFCGVGCGLDFYVENNFIFRVSPSQEHIVSRGHVCGKGAVASEVIYAWDRLSYPLKRVKDTFVRTTWDEAISDIASKLKEIRSKYGPEAIGFYGGCQNTLEEGYSFMRLARALGSNNVDSCARVCHEPSAMALKELVGIGASSVTVSEILKARNIVISGESVTDSHPVLSQYLVEAKRKGVKIVVIDPRMTGTARIADLFLQISSSTDIYLYNAVANYLISNGLYDSKFVEERVENFDEFREIVKSYTIEEAERITGVSKNKIIEFAKIITNKPTILSWGLGLTQSAGVNAVKAYINLALLTGNVGIDGGGLLVYRGQTNVQGSGDLIKPDVFPNGPMNEDNAKELSRVWGFIPPIKKGLSITEAFLRDSNVKALFLMNYNPAFSLPNRDKVIKFLKSLELLVVMDPFMTETAKYANYVLPTPLWAEKEGSVTNLDRTVKWRFKVVDPPGEVRSELWIIKRIAEKLGFTGFHDDPKLVFKEMKEVAKLYSNLTLDELMDYSVDSRYPNHESSLYKDRFMTPSGKAKFGLVRYNEISGDSYILITGRVVTRYNSDELIKRVPGYRNFSSDLLINPEDATKLNIKDGDMVKVISKCGMAVMKAKLTNEVKVGHMFAYMHDYYVNNVVCDDLDEISKTPRYKITFVKIEKLG from the coding sequence ATGGAAGTTAGGAAAACCATATGCCCTTTCTGTGGTGTAGGTTGTGGTCTAGATTTTTATGTAGAGAATAACTTTATATTTAGAGTATCTCCATCACAAGAGCATATTGTTAGTAGAGGACACGTTTGTGGTAAGGGCGCTGTTGCTTCAGAAGTAATTTACGCTTGGGACCGTTTATCTTATCCTTTAAAGAGAGTTAAGGACACTTTCGTTAGGACTACTTGGGATGAAGCAATTAGCGATATTGCTAGCAAGTTAAAGGAAATTAGGAGTAAGTACGGTCCAGAGGCTATTGGCTTTTACGGTGGTTGTCAGAATACGTTGGAGGAAGGATATTCGTTCATGAGGTTGGCTAGAGCTTTGGGTTCTAATAATGTTGACTCGTGTGCTAGGGTTTGTCATGAGCCCTCCGCAATGGCTTTAAAGGAGTTAGTCGGTATTGGGGCTTCTTCTGTTACCGTTTCTGAAATTTTGAAGGCTAGAAATATTGTAATTTCTGGAGAATCTGTGACTGATAGCCATCCCGTTTTATCTCAATATTTAGTTGAGGCTAAGAGAAAGGGTGTGAAAATTGTAGTTATTGATCCTAGGATGACTGGTACTGCTAGGATTGCTGATTTGTTTTTACAGATTAGTAGTAGTACTGATATTTATCTATATAACGCTGTTGCGAACTATTTGATAAGTAATGGATTATATGATAGTAAGTTCGTTGAGGAACGTGTTGAGAACTTTGATGAGTTTAGGGAGATTGTAAAGTCTTATACTATTGAGGAAGCCGAGAGGATTACTGGTGTTAGTAAGAATAAGATTATTGAGTTCGCTAAGATTATTACAAATAAGCCTACAATACTCTCATGGGGTTTGGGTTTAACTCAGTCAGCTGGCGTTAATGCCGTAAAGGCCTACATTAACCTAGCATTGCTTACTGGGAATGTTGGTATTGATGGTGGGGGACTATTAGTTTATAGGGGTCAAACAAATGTTCAAGGTTCTGGTGATTTAATAAAGCCAGATGTTTTCCCAAATGGTCCAATGAACGAGGATAACGCTAAGGAGTTAAGTAGGGTTTGGGGTTTTATTCCTCCAATCAAGAAGGGTTTGAGTATAACTGAGGCTTTTCTAAGGGATAGTAATGTTAAGGCACTTTTTCTAATGAATTACAATCCAGCTTTTAGTTTGCCAAATAGAGACAAGGTTATTAAGTTCTTGAAGTCGTTGGAATTGTTAGTAGTAATGGATCCGTTTATGACTGAGACTGCTAAATATGCAAATTACGTTTTGCCTACTCCTTTATGGGCTGAAAAAGAGGGTTCAGTTACTAATTTAGATCGTACTGTTAAGTGGAGGTTTAAGGTTGTTGATCCTCCTGGGGAGGTTAGGAGTGAGTTGTGGATAATTAAGAGGATTGCTGAGAAGTTAGGTTTTACTGGTTTTCATGACGATCCTAAATTAGTGTTTAAAGAGATGAAGGAGGTTGCAAAGTTGTACTCTAATTTGACCCTTGATGAATTGATGGATTACTCTGTAGACTCCAGGTATCCTAATCACGAGTCTAGTCTGTACAAGGATAGGTTTATGACTCCTAGCGGTAAGGCTAAGTTTGGATTAGTTAGGTATAACGAAATATCTGGTGATAGTTACATTTTAATTACTGGTAGAGTTGTGACTAGGTATAATTCTGATGAGTTGATCAAGAGAGTTCCAGGATATAGGAATTTCAGTTCTGATTTGTTGATAAACCCAGAGGATGCTACAAAGCTGAATATCAAAGACGGGGATATGGTAAAGGTTATTTCTAAATGCGGTATGGCTGTGATGAAAGCCAAGCTAACTAACGAGGTTAAGGTTGGTCATATGTTTGCTTATATGCATGATTACTACGTAAACAACGTTGTCTGCGACGATTTAGATGAGATTTCTAAGACTCCAAGATATAAGATAACCTTTGTCAAGATTGAAAAATTGGGATAA